The following are encoded together in the Actinomycetota bacterium genome:
- a CDS encoding menaquinone biosynthesis decarboxylase, whose translation MAMKDLREFIDILDRQGQLVRITEEVDPYLEIGEIADRVSKGFGPGLLFENPINRKTGERYSMPVAINLMGTYERMAWAMGVDAHTGTWKDLDAKAAELMEMLPLDMPGSMKGKLDLLVGLKDIATAGPREVKSGKAPVQQVVLRGDDVDLTKLPVLTTWPKDGGPFITLPLVVTNNLKNRPNLGMYRLQVFDKNTTGLHIHEHHDGAKNLRAWAKAGSKRVPVAAALGSDPITIFSATAPVPPMIDEYLFSGILRKEPVEVVKCVTNDLMVPAHAEIVLEGWCDPDEVRWEGPFGDHTGYYSLPDNFPVFHVEAITMRRDAIYPTTIVGKPPMEDCYMAKATERIFLPVIRAMLPEVIDYDLPLEGVFHNCAIFRIKKEFPGQAFRVMNFAWSMGQMMLTKYVIVVDEDVDCHNYSEVAWRCFNNVDPSRDILISKGPLDKLDHASNFESFGYKMGIDATKPLPGEGYDREWPESLEMDAEVKARIDAMWDELGL comes from the coding sequence ATGGCGATGAAGGACCTTCGTGAATTCATTGATATTCTCGATCGACAGGGTCAACTCGTGCGCATTACCGAGGAGGTGGATCCTTACCTTGAGATAGGCGAAATCGCGGACCGAGTGAGCAAGGGATTCGGGCCCGGACTCCTCTTTGAAAACCCGATCAATCGCAAGACGGGCGAGCGCTACTCAATGCCCGTCGCCATCAACCTGATGGGAACATACGAGCGCATGGCCTGGGCGATGGGAGTTGATGCCCACACTGGCACCTGGAAGGATCTCGACGCAAAAGCCGCCGAGCTTATGGAGATGCTCCCACTCGACATGCCTGGCAGCATGAAGGGAAAGCTTGACTTGCTTGTTGGCCTTAAAGACATTGCTACGGCCGGACCCAGGGAGGTCAAGTCCGGTAAAGCACCTGTTCAGCAGGTGGTTTTGAGGGGCGACGATGTTGACTTGACGAAGCTGCCGGTACTTACCACCTGGCCGAAAGACGGCGGCCCGTTTATTACCCTGCCACTGGTAGTCACGAACAACCTAAAGAATCGTCCCAACCTCGGTATGTATAGACTGCAGGTTTTTGACAAAAATACGACAGGACTCCACATTCACGAGCATCACGATGGCGCCAAGAACCTTCGGGCATGGGCCAAAGCTGGCTCAAAACGGGTACCCGTAGCCGCCGCTCTCGGATCTGATCCGATCACGATATTTTCTGCAACTGCTCCTGTTCCGCCGATGATAGATGAGTACCTTTTTTCGGGAATTTTGCGCAAAGAGCCAGTTGAAGTCGTAAAGTGCGTTACCAATGATCTTATGGTGCCAGCGCATGCCGAAATTGTGCTTGAGGGATGGTGCGACCCGGATGAGGTTCGGTGGGAGGGTCCATTCGGCGACCACACCGGCTACTACTCGCTACCGGATAATTTCCCGGTTTTTCACGTAGAGGCGATCACCATGCGGCGCGACGCCATCTATCCTACGACGATTGTCGGCAAGCCTCCAATGGAGGATTGCTATATGGCCAAAGCCACCGAAAGGATATTTTTGCCGGTGATCAGGGCCATGTTGCCCGAAGTAATCGATTACGATTTGCCGCTCGAAGGCGTGTTTCATAACTGCGCCATATTCCGAATCAAGAAGGAGTTTCCCGGTCAGGCTTTTCGAGTTATGAACTTTGCGTGGTCTATGGGCCAGATGATGCTGACAAAATACGTTATCGTTGTCGACGAAGATGTTGACTGCCACAACTACAGTGAGGTTGCCTGGCGATGCTTTAACAACGTGGATCCCAGTCGCGACATCCTGATCAGCAAAGGTCCGCTCGACAAGCTGGATCATGCGAGTAACTTCGAGAGCTTTGGATACAAGATGGGGATCGACGCGACCAAGCCCTTGCCGGGAGAAGGATATGATCGAGAGTGGCCAGAATCCCTGGAGATGGATGCGGAGGTCAAGGCCCGGATAGATGCGATGTGGGATGAGCTAGGCTTGTGA
- a CDS encoding HAD-IA family hydrolase — MAQAIFFDIGNTLLRPHPGVSEVCRQVLSRMGHSEDLSKIDALMPLVDDHYEQRYREDDTFWTCEERASEVWVGMYSLLARELELDCDHAHYGRLVYDEFGYAGRWSPYEDVLPLLKRLHDNGLRLAVISNWDSRLTSLLDDLGLAHYFELVISSADVGLHKPDPRIFKLACDRLGVAPSEVVHVGDHYYADMLGASSAGIRPVLIDRGGTYRLGSNNKICSLDSLESHLGLTQSSKVVT, encoded by the coding sequence TTGGCCCAGGCGATCTTTTTTGATATTGGCAACACGCTCCTAAGGCCCCATCCTGGGGTCTCGGAGGTGTGTAGGCAGGTTCTGAGCAGGATGGGCCACTCAGAAGACCTGTCAAAGATCGATGCCCTTATGCCTTTGGTCGACGACCACTATGAGCAACGGTATCGCGAGGACGATACATTTTGGACCTGTGAAGAGCGAGCTAGTGAAGTTTGGGTGGGTATGTATTCCCTGCTCGCCAGAGAGCTTGAGCTCGACTGCGATCACGCTCACTACGGCAGGCTTGTATACGATGAGTTTGGGTATGCCGGACGGTGGAGTCCTTACGAAGATGTGTTGCCTTTGCTGAAGAGACTGCACGACAATGGCTTGAGGCTTGCGGTAATTTCAAATTGGGACTCGCGGTTGACTTCGCTGCTCGACGACTTGGGACTCGCGCACTACTTCGAGCTCGTGATCTCCTCTGCTGATGTGGGGCTTCACAAGCCTGACCCAAGAATCTTCAAGCTTGCCTGTGATCGCCTGGGTGTCGCCCCATCAGAGGTCGTTCACGTCGGAGACCATTATTATGCCGATATGTTGGGAGCTTCCTCGGCTGGAATACGGCCAGTGCTGATCGATCGCGGCGGAACCTACAGACTTGGAAGCAACAACAAGATATGCTCACTTGATTCGCTTGAGAGTCACCTGGGACTGACGCAGTCTTCCAAAGTGGTCACCTGA
- a CDS encoding nitroreductase: MLLLEALERRHSIRAYRSDAVPGELIDKIIYAASLAPSSFNEQPWRYYIVTGESRQRLGEIMVQGTHFLEEYIQMLGHEMNEYVLRWYSELGHAPAVIVCTLQNTDDELMKDNGYLAIGSSIQNMLLTATELGLGSCYMTFSYWVRDELARMLGVPEDRTIVGLIALGYPAEEPLAPERKINSIVEYRD, encoded by the coding sequence ATGCTACTTCTGGAGGCACTGGAGAGAAGGCACTCGATTCGGGCGTATCGCTCTGATGCGGTTCCCGGCGAGCTGATCGACAAGATTATATATGCGGCGTCTCTCGCGCCATCTTCATTCAATGAGCAGCCATGGCGCTACTATATCGTCACGGGAGAGAGCCGGCAGCGGCTCGGCGAGATAATGGTGCAAGGAACTCACTTTCTTGAGGAATATATTCAGATGCTTGGGCATGAGATGAATGAGTATGTACTGCGGTGGTACAGTGAGTTGGGCCACGCTCCTGCAGTAATCGTTTGTACGCTTCAAAATACCGATGACGAACTCATGAAGGACAATGGGTATCTTGCGATTGGTTCTTCTATCCAAAACATGCTATTGACCGCAACGGAGTTGGGGCTGGGCTCTTGCTATATGACCTTTTCATATTGGGTCAGAGATGAGCTTGCCAGGATGCTTGGAGTACCGGAAGACCGAACCATAGTCGGGCTTATCGCGCTGGGTTATCCGGCGGAGGAGCCGTTGGCGCCGGAGCGAAAGATCAACTCTATCGTGGAATACCGAGACTGA